From the genome of Streptacidiphilus rugosus AM-16, one region includes:
- a CDS encoding PP2C family protein-serine/threonine phosphatase produces MTAAGRFRHLSRWGRWVLLLPFLGVVVVFILDRTSNNPNVTFEPALTAGPALAAVVSNSLWFPLLVGGVTIGEAFGIAAEDRTMSASVHTASVLAIVLISAIGAASVMLRNRQERALADARLVSEVAQRILLRSIPERIGPVRAAVHYAAAAAHARIGGDLYEVVQTRYGVRAVIGDVRGKGLAAVETAAAILGAFREAAHQEPALDKVAAWLADSLGRALHENGGEHEGSDEEFVTLVLVGVRPDAVVEIVNCGHPAPLLLRRGTPVRFLDPPANVPPLGVLEPEDVVAPILRLPLQEEDRLLLYTDGVIEARNSWGVFYPLAERVPDCASADAPAVVLDRLHEDVRRHVGHQLGDDAAMLLLQYAPVPTPGTALAVRSVVHPRAVHDRSTPQGRTD; encoded by the coding sequence TTGACTGCCGCCGGAAGGTTCCGCCACCTCAGCCGTTGGGGCCGGTGGGTACTGCTGCTGCCCTTTCTCGGCGTGGTGGTGGTCTTCATACTCGACCGGACCAGCAACAACCCGAACGTGACCTTCGAGCCCGCGCTGACCGCGGGCCCCGCGCTGGCGGCCGTGGTGAGCAACAGTCTCTGGTTCCCGCTGCTGGTGGGCGGGGTGACCATCGGGGAGGCCTTCGGCATCGCGGCGGAGGACCGCACCATGTCGGCCTCCGTGCACACGGCCAGCGTCCTGGCCATCGTCCTGATCAGCGCGATCGGCGCGGCGAGCGTGATGCTGCGGAACCGGCAGGAGCGGGCGCTGGCCGACGCCAGGCTGGTCTCCGAGGTGGCCCAGCGCATCCTGTTGCGCTCGATCCCGGAGCGGATCGGCCCGGTCCGCGCCGCCGTGCACTACGCGGCCGCCGCGGCGCACGCCCGCATCGGCGGTGACCTGTACGAGGTCGTGCAGACCCGCTACGGCGTCCGGGCGGTGATCGGCGACGTCCGGGGCAAGGGCCTGGCGGCGGTGGAGACGGCGGCCGCGATCCTCGGCGCCTTCCGTGAGGCCGCGCACCAGGAGCCTGCCCTGGACAAGGTGGCCGCCTGGCTGGCCGACAGCCTCGGTCGCGCCCTGCACGAGAACGGCGGCGAGCACGAGGGCAGCGACGAGGAGTTCGTGACCCTGGTCCTGGTCGGCGTCCGCCCGGACGCGGTGGTCGAGATCGTCAACTGCGGCCATCCCGCCCCGCTGCTGCTGCGCAGGGGCACTCCGGTGCGCTTCCTCGACCCGCCGGCGAACGTCCCGCCGCTCGGCGTCCTGGAGCCGGAGGACGTCGTGGCGCCGATCCTGCGCTTGCCGCTGCAGGAGGAGGACCGGCTGCTGCTGTACACCGACGGCGTGATCGAGGCGCGCAACAGCTGGGGCGTCTTCTACCCGCTGGCGGAGCGGGTCCCCGACTGCGCGAGCGCGGACGCACCGGCGGTGGTCCTGGACCGCCTGCACGAGGACGTGCGTCGGCACGTCGGTCACCAGCTCGGTGACGACGCCGCGATGCTCCTGCTCCAGTACGCGCCCGTCCCCACCCCGGGGACCGCCCTCGCGGTCCGCTCCGTCGTCCACCCCCGCGCGGTCCACGACCGCAGCACGCCCCAGGGCCGCACGGACTGA
- a CDS encoding ATP-dependent helicase, which yields MPGPLTSPEQLKELLGIPFTAEQLRAITAPLAPAVIVAGAGSGKTTVMAARVVWLVGTGQVRPEQVLGLTFTNKAAAELSERVRKALRQAGVAEPEPEPGGQAGAELGEPEISTYHAFAGRLLQDHGLRIGLEPDARLLADATRFQLAARVLRQAPGPYPALKDGVSSLIAKLVKLDGELAEHLVEPERLAAYDTALLARLDGVKLSNEALRAVPVAAEARRELTELVTRYRARKRGAQLMDFGDQIAACAQLARTRPEVGVLLREQYAVVLLDEYQDTSVAQRLLLAGLFGDGSGHPVTAVGDPCQAIYGWRGASVANLDEFPHHFRHADDTAAARYSLSENRRSGGRLLAFANELAAPLRAMHEGVAALRPAPGEELSGGMRCALLETHEGEIAWLADSIAHLVRTGTAPGRIAVLCRGGRELFPDVHAALVERDVPVEVVGLSGLLHLPEVADLVATCEVLQDPTANAALVRLLVGPRWRIGPRDLALLGRRARDLVRVASAPDGGADKLAEAVAEADPTEIVSLADALESFLYPGQAGEPELPFSAEAAVRFERLAAEIRELRRALAEPLMDVLHRVLTVTGLEVELSASPHALAARRRETLSAFLDIAAGFADLDGDPSLGAFLGFLRTAQEYDRGLDNNLPGGEDTVKVLTAHKSKGLEWDVVFVPGLVKGAFPSGTGRERWTARAEVLPHALRGDADSLAADPAWTAAGLKAFEAEMKRHAATEELRLGYVAFTRPRARLYASGHWWGPTQKRPRGPSEFLTALREFAEERPQSGAEIEAWAEQPAEGAANPALDTGVEHAWPLPLDAAAQAARRSAGARVLAGPRGEESPSVETPEERRTVASWDRDLELLSAELRRARSRTREVPLPRSLSASQLLRVASDPEGFARELARPMPRPPQPAARRGTRFHAWVESRLAVEPLLLLGEDALPGLDDSGIEDERELERLKEAFLRSEYAARTPHRVEEPFQLLLGGRVVRGRIDAVYRTKDGFEVVDWKTNQRETADPLQLAVYRLAWAEREGLPLDRVSAAFLYVRSGTVVRPGALPGREALEELLDTITPNGEQIGGVATEAL from the coding sequence ATGCCCGGCCCCCTGACCAGTCCCGAGCAGCTCAAGGAGCTGCTCGGGATCCCTTTCACCGCGGAGCAGCTGCGCGCGATCACCGCGCCGCTCGCGCCCGCGGTGATCGTCGCGGGCGCGGGGTCGGGCAAGACCACGGTGATGGCCGCCCGCGTGGTGTGGCTCGTGGGCACCGGGCAGGTCCGGCCCGAGCAGGTGCTCGGGCTGACCTTCACCAACAAGGCCGCCGCCGAGCTCTCCGAGCGCGTGCGGAAGGCGCTGCGCCAGGCCGGGGTCGCCGAGCCCGAGCCGGAGCCCGGCGGGCAGGCCGGAGCCGAGCTCGGCGAGCCCGAGATCTCGACCTACCACGCCTTCGCCGGCCGGCTGCTGCAGGACCACGGACTGCGCATCGGTCTGGAGCCCGACGCCAGGCTGCTCGCCGACGCGACCAGGTTCCAGCTCGCCGCGCGGGTGCTGCGGCAGGCGCCCGGCCCGTACCCGGCGCTGAAGGACGGCGTCTCCTCGCTGATCGCCAAGCTGGTGAAGCTCGACGGCGAGCTCGCCGAGCACCTCGTGGAGCCGGAGCGGCTGGCCGCCTACGACACCGCGCTGCTGGCCCGCCTGGACGGGGTGAAGCTCAGCAACGAGGCGCTGCGCGCCGTTCCCGTCGCGGCCGAGGCCAGGCGCGAGCTGACCGAGCTGGTCACCCGCTACCGCGCGCGCAAGCGCGGCGCCCAGCTGATGGACTTCGGCGACCAGATCGCCGCCTGCGCACAGCTGGCCCGGACCAGACCCGAGGTCGGTGTGCTGCTGCGGGAGCAGTACGCCGTCGTGCTGCTGGACGAGTACCAGGACACCTCCGTGGCCCAGCGCCTGCTCCTCGCCGGGCTCTTCGGCGACGGCAGCGGCCACCCGGTGACCGCCGTGGGCGACCCCTGCCAGGCGATCTACGGCTGGCGCGGGGCGTCGGTGGCCAACCTGGACGAGTTCCCGCACCACTTCCGCCATGCGGACGACACCGCCGCCGCGCGCTACTCGCTCAGCGAGAACCGCCGTTCCGGCGGCCGGCTGCTCGCCTTCGCCAACGAGTTGGCCGCGCCGCTGCGCGCGATGCACGAGGGCGTCGCCGCCCTGCGCCCGGCGCCGGGGGAGGAGCTGTCCGGCGGGATGCGCTGCGCCCTGCTGGAGACGCACGAGGGCGAGATCGCCTGGCTCGCCGACAGCATCGCGCACCTGGTCCGCACCGGCACCGCGCCGGGCCGGATCGCGGTCCTGTGCCGCGGCGGGCGGGAGCTCTTCCCCGACGTGCACGCCGCGTTGGTCGAGCGGGACGTGCCGGTCGAGGTCGTCGGCCTGTCCGGGCTGCTGCACCTGCCCGAAGTCGCCGACCTGGTCGCCACCTGCGAGGTGCTGCAGGATCCGACGGCCAACGCGGCGCTGGTGCGGCTGCTGGTCGGACCGCGCTGGCGGATCGGACCGCGCGATCTCGCGCTGCTCGGGCGCCGTGCCCGCGATCTGGTCAGGGTGGCGTCCGCGCCCGACGGCGGGGCGGACAAGCTGGCCGAGGCCGTCGCGGAGGCCGATCCGACCGAGATCGTCTCGCTGGCGGACGCGCTGGAGTCCTTCCTCTATCCCGGCCAGGCCGGCGAGCCCGAGCTGCCCTTCTCGGCCGAGGCGGCCGTCCGTTTCGAGCGCTTGGCCGCGGAGATCCGCGAACTGCGCCGGGCGCTGGCCGAGCCGCTGATGGACGTGCTGCACCGGGTGCTCACCGTCACCGGCCTGGAGGTCGAGCTCTCCGCCTCGCCGCACGCCCTCGCGGCCCGCCGTCGCGAGACTCTGTCGGCGTTCCTCGACATCGCCGCCGGATTCGCCGACCTCGACGGAGACCCTTCACTCGGGGCCTTCCTCGGCTTCCTGCGCACGGCACAGGAGTACGACCGCGGCCTGGACAACAACCTGCCGGGCGGGGAGGACACCGTGAAGGTGCTCACGGCCCACAAGTCCAAGGGCCTGGAATGGGACGTCGTCTTCGTTCCCGGCCTGGTCAAGGGCGCGTTCCCGAGCGGCACCGGGCGCGAGAGGTGGACCGCCCGCGCGGAAGTGCTGCCGCACGCCCTGCGTGGCGACGCCGACTCGCTGGCCGCCGATCCGGCGTGGACGGCGGCGGGGCTGAAGGCGTTCGAGGCGGAGATGAAGCGGCATGCGGCCACGGAGGAACTGCGCCTGGGCTACGTCGCCTTCACCCGCCCGCGCGCCCGGTTGTACGCGTCGGGCCACTGGTGGGGGCCGACGCAGAAGCGCCCGCGCGGGCCGTCGGAGTTCCTGACCGCGCTGCGTGAGTTCGCGGAGGAGCGGCCGCAGAGCGGCGCGGAGATCGAGGCATGGGCCGAGCAGCCGGCCGAGGGCGCGGCCAACCCGGCGCTGGACACCGGCGTCGAGCACGCCTGGCCCCTGCCGCTCGACGCGGCCGCCCAGGCGGCGCGCCGGAGCGCCGGTGCGCGGGTGCTGGCCGGTCCGCGCGGCGAGGAGTCCCCTTCCGTGGAGACGCCCGAGGAGCGGCGCACGGTCGCCTCCTGGGACCGCGATCTCGAACTGCTCTCCGCCGAACTGCGGCGGGCCCGCAGCCGGACACGGGAGGTGCCGCTGCCGCGCTCGCTGTCGGCGTCCCAGCTGCTGCGCGTCGCGTCCGATCCGGAGGGCTTCGCCCGCGAACTGGCCCGGCCGATGCCGCGTCCGCCGCAGCCCGCAGCGCGGCGCGGCACCCGCTTCCACGCCTGGGTGGAGTCGCGCCTGGCGGTGGAGCCGCTGCTGCTGCTCGGCGAGGACGCGCTGCCGGGCCTGGACGACTCCGGCATCGAGGACGAGCGTGAGCTTGAGCGGCTCAAGGAGGCGTTCCTGCGCAGCGAGTACGCCGCGCGCACCCCGCATCGGGTCGAGGAGCCGTTCCAGCTGCTGCTCGGCGGCCGGGTGGTGCGTGGCCGGATCGACGCGGTCTACCGCACGAAGGACGGCTTCGAGGTGGTCGACTGGAAGACCAACCAGCGCGAGACGGCCGACCCGCTGCAGCTGGCCGTCTACCGGTTGGCCTGGGCCGAGCGGGAGGGTCTTCCGCTCGATCGGGTCTCCGCCGCGTTTCTGTATGTTCGCAGTGGAACGGTGGTGCGGCCCGGGGCGTTGCCGGGACGTGAGGCCCTGGAGGAGCTGCTCGACACCATTACTCCGAATGGGGAGCAGATAGGTGGAGTAGCCACGGAGGCTTTGTGA